One Mesorhizobium sp. J428 DNA segment encodes these proteins:
- a CDS encoding alpha/beta fold hydrolase codes for METIKTVRHGGLEFSTGAFGDAADPAILMIMGATVSKLWWPEDLCEALAATGRFVIRYDNRDTGQSTTGVPGNIDYSMDDMADDALAILDAYGIERAHLVGVSLGAMIGQLAALKQPGRVLTLTAISSSRFDEDDPSLPDMDPALMAHYEKMADLDWSDRDAVVDFQVENYRISPGADAAFDREAARSLAEREYDRARNPQSAMNHSMLVGGDAWRGMLGRITVPALVIHGRHDPILSFQHAERLADALPNAKLVALEQAGHELNPRDWPIIVSSIERLTRPD; via the coding sequence ATGGAAACGATCAAGACCGTCCGACACGGCGGGCTGGAATTCTCGACGGGAGCCTTCGGCGATGCGGCGGATCCGGCCATTCTGATGATCATGGGCGCCACGGTGTCGAAGCTGTGGTGGCCGGAAGACCTGTGCGAAGCGCTTGCCGCCACAGGCCGCTTCGTCATCCGCTACGACAACCGTGACACCGGACAGTCGACCACCGGCGTGCCGGGAAATATCGACTATTCGATGGATGACATGGCCGACGACGCCCTTGCCATCCTCGACGCCTATGGCATCGAACGCGCGCATCTCGTCGGCGTGTCGCTGGGCGCGATGATCGGCCAGCTCGCGGCGTTGAAGCAGCCGGGGCGTGTTCTCACGCTCACCGCCATCAGCTCCTCGCGCTTCGACGAGGACGATCCAAGCCTGCCGGACATGGACCCGGCGCTGATGGCGCATTACGAGAAGATGGCCGATCTCGACTGGAGCGATCGCGACGCGGTTGTCGACTTCCAGGTCGAGAACTATCGCATCAGCCCCGGCGCGGACGCCGCCTTCGATCGCGAAGCGGCACGTTCGCTGGCCGAGCGTGAATACGACCGCGCCCGAAATCCGCAGTCGGCGATGAATCATTCGATGCTTGTGGGCGGCGATGCCTGGCGCGGAATGCTTGGCCGGATCACGGTTCCAGCGCTCGTCATACACGGCCGTCACGATCCGATCCTGTCCTTCCAGCATGCCGAGCGCTTGGCGGATGCCCTGCCGAACGCGAAACTCGTGGCGCTCGAGCAAGCCGGCCACGAGCTCAACCCGCGGGATTGGCCGATCATCGTGTCGTCGATCGAACGTCTGACCCGACCGGACTAG
- a CDS encoding HAD-IA family hydrolase: MTNLPFPDESFGAFLFDMDGTILNSIAAAERVWSAWAMRHGVDVPSFLPTIHGRRASETIRQLNIPGMDIVAEATALAQAEIDDVEGVVSIAGAEAFLAALPADRWAIVTSAPRRLALRRLEAAGLPVPATMVSGEDVSNGKPAPDCFLLAAERLGQAPHDCLVFEDAAAGIAAAEAAGMRVLVVTATHAHAPETPHPTIASYHHVQPRLEGAGRLMFSSAKR, encoded by the coding sequence ATGACGAACCTGCCCTTCCCGGACGAGAGCTTCGGCGCCTTCCTGTTCGACATGGACGGCACGATCCTCAACTCCATCGCCGCCGCCGAGCGCGTCTGGTCGGCCTGGGCGATGCGGCACGGCGTCGATGTGCCGTCTTTCCTGCCGACAATCCATGGGAGGCGGGCGAGCGAGACGATCCGGCAGCTGAACATCCCCGGAATGGACATCGTCGCCGAGGCCACAGCGCTGGCGCAGGCGGAGATCGACGACGTGGAGGGCGTCGTCTCCATCGCCGGCGCGGAAGCCTTTCTCGCCGCGCTCCCCGCCGACCGCTGGGCGATCGTTACCTCGGCGCCGCGCCGCCTCGCACTGCGCCGGCTGGAGGCCGCCGGCCTGCCGGTGCCTGCCACGATGGTCAGCGGAGAGGATGTTTCCAACGGCAAGCCCGCGCCCGACTGTTTTCTTCTGGCGGCAGAACGTCTGGGCCAGGCCCCGCACGACTGCCTCGTCTTCGAGGACGCCGCCGCCGGCATCGCGGCCGCGGAGGCAGCCGGAATGCGGGTGCTCGTCGTCACCGCCACCCATGCGCATGCGCCAGAGACGCCCCACCCCACCATTGCCAGCTACCACCACGTCCAGCCCCGCCTCGAAGGCGCCGGCCGGCTGATGTTCAGCTCGGCGAAGAGATAG
- a CDS encoding FAD-dependent oxidoreductase: MADFPTQARVVIIGGGAVGVSSLYHLAKAGWTDCVLLEKNELTSGSTWHAAGNVPTFSSSWSLMNMQRYSAELYRGLAEAVGYPMNYHVTGSLRLAHGKERMREFQRAKGMGRYQGMAIDVIGPNEIKSKYPFIELHDLEGALYDPNDGDIDPAQLTQALAKGARDMGARIERFCPVTAVRRDGDEWIVSTPKGDIRCEKVVNAAGYRAAEVGKMFGRDIPMMVMSHQYILFEEIPELAAWTKEVGHKLPLLRDVDTSYYLRQEKAGMNLGPYERNCRAHWATPDDRMPDDFSFQLFPDDLERLEWYLNDAIARVPILGTAGLSKVINGPIPYAPDGNPLIGPMPGVPNAYEACVFTFGIAQAGGAGKVLAEWVIEGATEWDMWSCDPRRFTQFAADPDYAVAKGLEIYGHEYAISFPRHAWPDGRNRKLSPIHDRIAALGAQFAPYNGWERATWYAKPGDDTSEEATQTFDRDGPWQKRIREECLAVRDAAGILDLPGFSRFRVQGEGAREWLSGLITGVVPKPGRIGLGYFADDKGRIVTEMSIMALAEDFFFLITAAVAQLHDFEWLASHLPQGAQIALKDATEDFTCQILTGPRARDILSKVTDADLTKPWLTHQSCQIAGQWLQLVRVSFAGELGWELHTKVEETAAVFDAVWQAGQAHGLKPFGMFALDSLRLEKGYRAWKQDLSTDYSVLQGGLERFVRWDKPDFKGKAALLNEKQQGVTRRFVTLVIENPGPCDAPYMSTLWHDGAIVGETLSGGWGHRVDKSLALGMLRADLTEPGTAVEVEIFGDRFRAIVQKDEPLWDPTNERLRV; the protein is encoded by the coding sequence TTGGCTGATTTCCCCACCCAGGCCCGCGTGGTCATCATCGGCGGCGGCGCGGTGGGCGTGTCCTCGCTCTATCACCTCGCGAAAGCCGGCTGGACCGACTGCGTGCTTTTGGAAAAGAATGAACTTACCTCGGGCTCGACCTGGCATGCCGCCGGCAACGTGCCGACCTTCTCGTCGTCCTGGTCGCTGATGAACATGCAGCGCTACTCGGCCGAGCTTTATCGCGGGCTGGCCGAAGCCGTCGGCTATCCGATGAACTACCACGTCACGGGCTCGCTCCGGCTCGCCCACGGCAAGGAGCGGATGCGCGAGTTCCAGCGTGCCAAGGGCATGGGCCGCTACCAGGGCATGGCGATCGACGTGATCGGCCCGAACGAGATCAAGTCGAAATATCCCTTTATCGAACTGCATGACCTCGAGGGCGCGCTCTACGACCCGAATGACGGCGACATCGATCCCGCACAGCTTACGCAGGCGCTCGCCAAGGGCGCGCGCGACATGGGAGCCCGGATCGAGCGCTTCTGCCCGGTGACGGCCGTCCGACGCGACGGCGACGAATGGATCGTCTCGACGCCGAAGGGCGACATCCGCTGCGAGAAGGTCGTCAACGCTGCCGGCTACCGTGCCGCCGAGGTCGGCAAGATGTTCGGCCGCGACATCCCGATGATGGTGATGAGCCATCAGTATATCCTGTTCGAGGAGATCCCCGAGCTCGCCGCCTGGACGAAGGAGGTCGGCCACAAGCTGCCGCTGCTGCGCGACGTCGACACGTCCTATTACCTGCGCCAAGAGAAGGCCGGCATGAATCTCGGCCCCTACGAGCGCAACTGCCGCGCCCACTGGGCCACGCCCGACGACCGGATGCCGGACGATTTCTCCTTCCAGCTCTTCCCCGACGATCTGGAGCGGCTCGAATGGTATCTGAACGACGCCATCGCGCGCGTCCCGATCCTCGGCACGGCCGGCCTGTCCAAGGTCATCAACGGCCCGATCCCTTATGCGCCCGACGGTAACCCGCTGATCGGGCCGATGCCGGGCGTGCCGAACGCCTATGAGGCCTGCGTCTTCACCTTCGGCATCGCGCAGGCGGGCGGTGCCGGAAAGGTGCTCGCCGAATGGGTGATCGAAGGCGCGACCGAATGGGACATGTGGTCCTGCGACCCGCGCCGCTTCACCCAATTCGCGGCGGACCCCGATTACGCCGTCGCCAAGGGGCTGGAGATCTACGGCCACGAATACGCCATCTCCTTCCCCCGCCATGCCTGGCCGGACGGCCGCAACAGAAAACTCTCGCCAATCCACGACCGCATCGCCGCCCTCGGCGCCCAGTTCGCGCCCTACAATGGCTGGGAGCGCGCCACCTGGTATGCGAAGCCCGGCGACGACACGTCGGAGGAAGCAACCCAGACCTTCGACCGTGACGGACCCTGGCAGAAGCGCATCCGCGAGGAATGCCTCGCCGTGCGCGACGCCGCCGGCATCCTCGACCTGCCCGGCTTCTCACGCTTCCGGGTGCAGGGCGAAGGCGCCCGCGAGTGGCTGTCGGGCCTGATCACCGGCGTCGTGCCGAAGCCCGGCCGCATCGGCCTAGGCTATTTCGCCGACGACAAGGGCCGCATCGTCACCGAAATGTCGATCATGGCGCTGGCGGAAGACTTCTTCTTCCTGATCACCGCCGCCGTCGCGCAGCTGCACGACTTCGAGTGGCTTGCAAGTCACCTGCCACAAGGCGCTCAAATTGCTCTGAAAGACGCGACCGAAGATTTCACTTGTCAAATCCTCACCGGCCCCCGCGCACGCGACATCCTCTCGAAGGTCACCGACGCGGACCTCACGAAACCCTGGCTCACCCACCAGTCCTGCCAGATCGCCGGCCAGTGGCTCCAGCTCGTGCGCGTCTCCTTCGCCGGCGAGCTCGGCTGGGAGTTGCACACCAAGGTCGAGGAGACGGCGGCCGTCTTCGACGCCGTCTGGCAGGCCGGGCAGGCGCACGGCCTGAAGCCCTTCGGCATGTTCGCGCTGGATTCGCTCCGGCTCGAGAAGGGCTACCGCGCCTGGAAGCAGGACCTGTCGACCGACTATTCGGTCCTCCAGGGTGGGCTCGAACGCTTCGTCAGGTGGGACAAACCGGACTTCAAAGGCAAGGCGGCGCTTCTCAACGAGAAGCAGCAGGGCGTGACGAGGCGCTTCGTCACGCTCGTGATCGAGAATCCCGGCCCCTGCGACGCGCCCTATATGTCGACGCTCTGGCATGACGGCGCCATCGTCGGCGAGACGCTGTCGGGAGGCTGGGGGCACCGGGTCGACAAATCGCTGGCGCTGGGCATGTTGCGCGCGGACCTCACGGAGCCGGGCACGGCGGTCGAGGTCGAGATTTTCGGTGACCGGTTCCGGGCGATCGTGCAGAAGGACGAGCCCCTTTGGGACCCGACAAACGAGAGATTGCGCGTATGA
- a CDS encoding helix-turn-helix domain-containing protein, translated as MNHISRPPQPPRIRHLASDLRALRKARGMTLAELAARLGRSLGWVSQVERGISSPAIADLRALATVYGVPLSLFFANDDGPEAERGVIVRAVGRRRLGSSDTGLVEELLSPDLGGSFEILRSEFAPGAALDKPSLRATEEAGYLVSGRFEIEIDGVWHALREGDSFRFREKPFRWRNPGTVPAVVIWVVSPPVY; from the coding sequence ATGAACCATATTTCACGGCCTCCCCAGCCACCGAGGATCAGGCATCTCGCCTCGGATCTCAGGGCGCTGCGCAAGGCGCGCGGCATGACGCTGGCGGAGCTCGCCGCCCGCCTCGGCCGTTCGCTCGGCTGGGTCAGCCAGGTCGAGCGCGGCATCTCCTCGCCCGCGATTGCCGATCTGCGTGCGCTGGCCACGGTCTACGGCGTGCCGCTCAGTCTGTTCTTCGCCAATGACGATGGGCCGGAGGCCGAGCGCGGCGTAATCGTGCGCGCGGTCGGCCGCCGCCGGCTGGGCTCGAGCGACACCGGCCTCGTGGAGGAACTTCTCTCGCCCGACCTCGGCGGCAGTTTCGAGATCCTGCGCTCGGAGTTCGCGCCCGGTGCCGCCCTCGACAAGCCGTCGCTGCGCGCCACCGAGGAGGCCGGCTATCTGGTGTCGGGCCGTTTCGAGATCGAGATCGACGGCGTCTGGCACGCCCTGCGCGAGGGCGATTCCTTCCGCTTCCGCGAAAAGCCCTTCCGCTGGCGCAACCCGGGCACGGTGCCCGCCGTCGTCATCTGGGTGGTAAGCCCGCCGGTGTATTGA
- a CDS encoding nitroreductase, translating into MAAPQLKPEFVDESAIVDAAIMSRKSVRAFLPDMVDEQTIRDILTVASRAPSGTNMQPWKVYVVTGEKLKAVSEAVLNSGIRAEKIAWDEYKYYPDKFFEPYYARRRAVGFALYDALGIPKRDVNQMRAQHDRNFVFFDAPMGLIFTIDRRLNQGSWIDHGMFLQSIMIAARGRGLHTCPQAAFAPYHKQIRPVLGIPDEEILTCGMAIGYEDTSKPENNFSTERASLDEFVTFVK; encoded by the coding sequence ATGGCAGCACCGCAACTGAAACCGGAGTTTGTCGACGAGAGTGCGATCGTCGACGCGGCGATCATGTCGCGTAAGTCGGTGCGCGCCTTTCTCCCAGACATGGTGGACGAGCAGACGATCCGCGACATCCTTACCGTCGCCTCGCGCGCGCCCTCCGGCACCAACATGCAGCCGTGGAAGGTCTATGTCGTCACCGGCGAGAAGCTGAAGGCGGTGTCCGAGGCCGTGCTCAACTCCGGCATCCGTGCCGAGAAGATCGCCTGGGACGAATACAAATACTATCCGGACAAGTTCTTCGAGCCGTATTACGCGCGGCGCCGCGCCGTCGGCTTCGCGCTCTATGACGCGCTCGGCATCCCCAAGCGCGACGTCAACCAGATGCGCGCCCAGCACGACCGCAACTTCGTCTTCTTCGACGCGCCGATGGGGCTGATCTTCACCATCGACCGGCGGCTGAACCAGGGCTCGTGGATCGACCACGGCATGTTCCTGCAGTCGATCATGATCGCGGCGCGGGGCAGGGGCCTGCACACCTGCCCGCAGGCGGCGTTTGCGCCCTATCACAAGCAGATCCGGCCTGTGCTTGGCATTCCAGACGAAGAGATCCTCACCTGCGGCATGGCGATCGGCTACGAGGACACCTCGAAGCCGGAGAACAATTTCAGCACCGAACGCGCCTCGCTGGACGAGTTCGTCACCTTCGTGAAGTGA
- a CDS encoding AraC family transcriptional regulator has product MRNALASEIARFATTDGIHQTAIPRLTLIRKSAPTEPLHGVHQPSVCIIAQGSKRVMMGDQVFVYDADNYLTVSVDVPIVGQVVTATEEEPYLCVRLDIDPAMLAELILDMRLPETEERRCECGMALARTTPELAGAFMRLVSLLASPDDIAMLAPLAEREILYRLLRGPQSAKLRQIAIGDSRMRQINRAIAWLRSNYAVSFSAEALAQEARMSLSSLHFHFKEVTGVSPLNYQKQLRLQEARRLILGDGLDAATAGHRVGYDSPSQFSREYSRLFGAPPRRDIERLRRSPGPLEEA; this is encoded by the coding sequence ATGCGAAACGCACTTGCCTCTGAGATTGCCCGATTTGCCACAACAGACGGCATCCACCAGACCGCGATCCCGCGCCTCACCCTGATCAGGAAGTCCGCGCCGACGGAGCCGCTCCACGGCGTGCACCAGCCGTCGGTCTGCATCATCGCGCAGGGGAGCAAGCGGGTGATGATGGGCGATCAGGTCTTCGTCTACGACGCCGACAACTATCTCACCGTCTCGGTCGACGTGCCGATCGTCGGCCAAGTCGTCACCGCTACCGAAGAAGAGCCCTATCTCTGCGTCCGCCTCGACATCGATCCGGCGATGCTCGCGGAGCTCATCCTCGACATGCGCCTGCCTGAGACCGAGGAGCGGCGCTGCGAGTGCGGCATGGCGCTCGCCCGCACCACGCCGGAGCTGGCCGGCGCCTTCATGCGGCTGGTCTCGCTGCTCGCCTCCCCGGACGACATCGCGATGCTCGCGCCGCTGGCCGAGCGCGAGATCCTGTATCGCCTGCTGCGCGGGCCGCAGTCGGCAAAACTGCGCCAGATCGCCATCGGCGACAGCCGGATGCGCCAGATCAACCGCGCCATCGCCTGGCTCAGGAGCAACTACGCCGTCTCCTTCAGCGCCGAGGCGCTGGCGCAGGAGGCCCGCATGAGCCTGTCCTCGCTGCATTTCCACTTCAAGGAGGTCACGGGCGTCAGCCCGCTCAACTACCAGAAGCAGTTGCGGCTGCAGGAGGCGCGGCGGCTGATCCTTGGCGACGGGCTCGATGCGGCAACCGCTGGCCACCGCGTCGGCTATGACAGTCCGTCCCAGTTCAGCCGCGAATACAGCCGCCTGTTCGGCGCCCCGCCGCGCCGCGACATCGAGCGCCTGCGCCGCAGCCCGGGACCACTCGAGGAAGCCTGA
- a CDS encoding Atu4866 domain-containing protein encodes MQADKVKPATHTYAGMWVTANRNIRHELLPNGRYVEARGSREKAYQGRYWIIGDHIEYVDDTGFTANGDFRDGVLYHAGMVMTRER; translated from the coding sequence ATGCAGGCTGACAAGGTCAAACCAGCCACCCACACCTATGCCGGCATGTGGGTCACGGCCAATCGCAACATCCGGCACGAATTGCTGCCGAACGGGCGCTATGTCGAAGCCCGCGGCAGCCGCGAAAAGGCATATCAGGGCCGCTACTGGATCATTGGCGACCATATCGAATATGTCGATGACACCGGCTTCACCGCCAATGGCGACTTCCGCGACGGCGTGCTCTACCACGCCGGGATGGTGATGACCCGAGAGCGGTAG
- a CDS encoding MarR family winged helix-turn-helix transcriptional regulator: MTLHVRDTCLCLHAQRAARVLARRFDEALRPAGLTNGQFSMLMSMNRPGPVRMREVATLLGMDRTTLTAALKTLEKRGLVATQADPDDRRGRMLALTDAGRDRLAEALPIWIEAHRKVEVLLDDPARLRAGLNALTAAIR, from the coding sequence ATGACACTGCACGTGCGCGACACGTGCCTGTGCCTGCACGCGCAGCGCGCCGCTCGGGTCCTTGCGCGACGCTTCGACGAGGCGCTGCGGCCGGCTGGCCTCACCAACGGCCAGTTCTCGATGCTGATGTCGATGAACCGGCCCGGCCCCGTGCGCATGCGCGAGGTGGCCACCCTGCTCGGCATGGACCGCACCACGCTGACTGCAGCGTTGAAAACGCTTGAGAAGCGCGGGCTGGTCGCCACGCAGGCCGACCCGGACGACCGCCGCGGTCGCATGCTCGCGCTGACCGACGCCGGACGCGACCGCCTCGCCGAGGCGTTGCCGATCTGGATCGAGGCCCACCGGAAAGTCGAGGTGCTGCTGGACGACCCCGCACGACTGCGCGCGGGGCTGAACGCCCTGACGGCCGCGATACGCTAG
- a CDS encoding MoaD/ThiS family protein, which produces MGEGSAGNPVIVRLQGVMVDLFPGSTRRVEMSARTVDEMIDELDRRWPGMADRIRDTRPAIRRHMNVFVDGERANLDTKLPPGTEVFVFTAISGG; this is translated from the coding sequence ATGGGCGAAGGCTCTGCCGGCAATCCGGTCATAGTGCGCCTTCAGGGCGTGATGGTTGACCTTTTCCCCGGCTCGACGCGGCGCGTCGAGATGTCGGCGCGGACGGTGGACGAGATGATCGACGAACTCGACCGCCGCTGGCCCGGCATGGCCGACCGCATCCGCGACACGCGGCCGGCGATCCGCAGGCACATGAACGTGTTCGTGGACGGCGAGCGGGCGAATCTGGACACGAAGCTGCCGCCGGGAACGGAGGTGTTCGTGTTCACGGCGATCAGCGGGGGGTGA
- the soxG gene encoding sarcosine oxidase subunit gamma family protein: MVEQLSPLGSAWKPGRHNVAGGAPGVTLSETKPGSIVQVAAWPGEEKAVIDAIRSVTGLKLPDGAGGGIATEHKAAFGFAPGKFLVVTQIEGIEAELVKAIPIALGTVTGLSHGRTALRVAGPRAEWVLAKLYPIDFALPAFPLHAGRSTTHHDVFTQIQRTGADSFDLYIFRSFARSFWTTLCHAAAEVGYEVR, from the coding sequence ATGGTTGAGCAGCTTTCCCCTCTCGGGTCCGCCTGGAAACCCGGCCGTCATAACGTCGCGGGAGGCGCGCCCGGCGTGACGCTTTCCGAAACGAAGCCCGGCTCGATCGTGCAGGTCGCTGCCTGGCCGGGCGAGGAAAAGGCGGTGATCGATGCCATCCGCTCCGTCACCGGCCTGAAATTGCCGGACGGCGCCGGCGGCGGCATCGCAACCGAGCACAAGGCCGCCTTCGGCTTCGCCCCGGGCAAGTTTCTGGTCGTGACGCAGATCGAAGGCATCGAAGCGGAGCTTGTGAAGGCGATCCCGATCGCCCTCGGCACGGTCACCGGCCTCTCGCACGGCCGCACCGCGCTGCGCGTGGCCGGCCCGAGGGCCGAATGGGTGCTGGCAAAGCTCTACCCGATCGACTTCGCGCTCCCCGCCTTCCCACTCCACGCCGGCCGCTCGACCACACACCACGACGTCTTCACCCAGATCCAGCGCACCGGCGCCGACAGCTTCGACCTCTACATCTTCCGCTCCTTCGCGCGGTCGTTCTGGACAACGCTGTGCCATGCGGCGGCGGAGGTCGGATACGAGGTGCGGTAG